A region from the Vulpes lagopus strain Blue_001 chromosome 5, ASM1834538v1, whole genome shotgun sequence genome encodes:
- the TSFM gene encoding elongation factor Ts, mitochondrial isoform X2, translated as MSLLRPWRLFAAARGCSAGPPPRPRPFHAGPWLWSSASSKDALVKLRRRTGYSFVNCKKALEACGGDLKQAESWLHKQAQKEGWSRAAKLHGRKTKEGLIGLLQDGNATVLVEVNCETDFVSRNLKFQQLVQQVALGTLLHCQNLKDQLSTYSKGFLNSSELSELPAGPEKEGCLKDQLALAIGKLGENMTLKRAAWVKVPAGFYVGSYVHGAMHSPSLHNLELGKYGALVVCETSERKASLEDLGRRLGQHVVGMAPLSVGSLDDEPGGEAETKMLSQPYLLDPSITLGQYVQPQGVSVVDFVRFECGEGEEAAETE; from the exons ATGTCGCTCCTGCGGCCCTGGCGCCTCTTCGCGGCCGCGCGCGGCTGCTCG GCCGGGCCCCCGCCTCGGCCGCGCCCCTTCCACGCGGGTCCATGGCTGTGGTCGTCGGCCTCGAGCAAGGACGCCCTCGTGAAGCTGCGGCGAAGAACAGGCTACTCCTTTGTGAACTGCAAGAAGGCTCTGGAGGCTTGCGGCGGGGATCTCAagcag GCAGAGAGCTGGCTGCACAAGCAGGCCCAGAAGGAAGGCTGGAGCAGAGCTGCCAAACTCCATGGCAGGAAGACTAAAGAAGGCCTGATTGGGCTGCTTCAGGATGGAAACGCAACCGTGTTGGTAGAG GTAAACTGTGAGACAGATTTTGTttccagaaatttaaaatttcaacagtTGGTCCAGCAAGTCGCCCTGGGAACCTTGTTGCATTGTCAGAACCTAAAGGATCAACTCTCCACATACAGTAAA GGCTTCTTGAATTCCTCTGAGCTCTCTGAACTTCCGGCTGGGCCTGAGAAAGAAGGCTGCCTCAAGGATCAGCTAGCCTTAGCAATAG gGAAACTGGGAGAAAACATGACTCTTAAACGAGCTGCATGGGTGAAGGTGCCAGCTGGGTTCTATGTTGGCTCCTATGTCCATGGAGCAATGCATAGCCCCTCCCTCCACAACCTGGAGCTTGGGAAGTATGGGGCCCTCGTGGTCTGCGAGACATCTGAGCGCAAAGCAAGCCTGGAAGACCTTGGCCGCCGCCTTGGGCAGCATGTGGTGGGCATGGCCCCTCTCTCTGTTGGCTCTTTGGATGATGAGCCTGGGGGAGAGGCGGAAACCAAGATGCTGTCCCAGCCATACTTGCTGGATCCCTCCATCACATTGGGACAGTATGTGCAGCCTCAAGGGGTGTCCGTAGTAGACTTTGTGCGGTTTGAATGTGGAGAAGGTGAAGAGGCAGCAGAAACCGAATAG
- the EEF1AKMT3 gene encoding EEF1A lysine methyltransferase 3, producing the protein MAAPGPERESEPEAVFPQEVGLFADSYSEKSRFCFCGHVLSITQNFGARLGVAARVWDAALSLCNYFESENVDFRGKKVIELGAGTGIVGILAALQGGDVTITDLPLALEQIQGNVQANVPAGGRAQVRALSWGIDQHVFPGDYDLVLGADIVYLEPTFPLLLGTLQHLCGPHGTIYLASKMREEHGTESFFQHLLPQHFQLELAQRDEDENVNIYRARHREPRPA; encoded by the exons ATGGCGGCCCCGGGTCCGGAGCGGGAGTCCGAGCCCGAGGCCGTGTTCCCGCAGGAAGTCGGGCTCTTCGCGGACTCTTACTCGGAAAAGAGCCGGTTCTGTTTCTGTGGGCACGTGCTGAGCATCACACAGAACTTCGGGGCCCGCCTGGGGGTGGCGGCGCGCGTGTGGGACGCG GCTCTGAGCCTCTGCAACtattttgaaagtgaaaatgTGGACTTCCGAGGCAAGAAAGTGATCGAGCTGGGAGCAGGGACGGGCATCGTGGGGATCCTGGCGGCGCTGCAGG ggGGGGATGTTACCATCACTGACCTGCCCCTGGCCCTAGAGCAGATCCAGGGCAACGTCCAGGCCAATGTGCCGGCTGGAGGCCGGGCCCAGGTCCGCGCCTTGTCCTGGGGGATTGACCAGCATGTCTTCCCTGGAGACTATGACCTGGTGCTGGGGGCTGATATCGTGTACCTGGAGCCCACCTTCCCACTGCTGCTGGGCACCCTCCAACATCTATGCGGGCCCCATGGCACCATCTATCTGGCCTCCAAGATGAGAGAGGAGCACGGGACAGAGAGCTTCTTTCAGCACCTCCTGCCCCAACATTTCCAACTGGAGCTGGCCCAGCGGGATGAGGATGAGAATGTCAACATCTATAGGGCCAGGCACAGGGAACCAAGACCTGCTTGA
- the METTL1 gene encoding tRNA (guanine-N(7)-)-methyltransferase isoform X1, giving the protein MAGAEAGGAAGDGAGAEALQPQKRYYRQRAHSNPMADHTLRYPVKPEEMDWSELYPEFFAPLTQNKTHDDPKDKKEKRAQAQVEFADIGCGYGGLLVELSPLFPDTLILGLEIRVKVSDYVQDRIRALRAAPGGGFQNIACLRSNAMKHLPNFFRKGQLTKMFFLFPDPHFKRTKHKWRIISPTLLAEYAYVLGVGGLVYTITDVLELHDWMCTHFERHPLFERVPLEELSEDPIVEHLGTSTEEGKKVLRNGGKNFPAIFRRIQDPTLQAMTPSPTPLGHCWPALP; this is encoded by the exons ATGGCGGGAGCggaggcggggggcgcggcgggggacGGGGCAGGAGCCGAGGCCCTGCAGCCCCAGAAGCGCTACTATCGGCAACGTGCGCACTCCAACCCCATGGCTGACCACACGCTGCGCTA TCCCGTGAAGCCTGAGGAGATGGACTGGTCTGAGCTATACCCAGAGTTCTTCGCTCCACTGACTCAAAACAAGACCCACGATGACCCaaaggataagaaagaaaagcGAGCCCAGGCTCAAGTGGAGTTTGCAGACATAGGCTGTGGCTATGGTGGCCTGTTAG TGGAACTGTCACCGTTGTTCCCAGATACACTGATTCTGGGCCTGGAGATCCGGGTGAAGGTCTCAGACTACGTACAAGACCGGATTCGGGCCCTTCGAGCCGCTCCTGGAGGTGGCTTCCAGAACATTGCTTGTCTCCGTAGCAATGCCATGAAACACCTTCCCAACTTCTTCCGCAAgggccag CTGACGAAGAtgttcttcctcttccctgaCCCACATTTCAAGCGGACGAAGCACAAGTGGCGAATCATCAGTCCCACGCTGCTGGCAGAGTATGCCTACGTGCTTGGAGTCGGG GGGCTGGTGTATACCATAACTGACGTGCTGGAGCTGCATGACTGGATGTGCACCCATTTCGAAAGGCACCCCCTGTTTGAGCGTGTGCCCCTGGAAGAGCTG AGTGAAGACCCCATTGTGGAACATCTGGGCACTTCaactgaggaaggaaagaaagtcttACGCAACGGAGGCAAGAATTTCCCAGCCATCTTTCGAAGAATACAGGATCCCACCCTCCAGGCAATGACCCCCAGTCCCACCCCTCTTGGCCACTGCTGGCCTGCCTTGCCTTAG
- the TSFM gene encoding elongation factor Ts, mitochondrial isoform X3, with the protein MAVVVGLEQGRPREAAAKNRLLLCELQEGSGGLRRGSQAGFYLFRRDAEGEAGSTQGARRGTRSRVSRAESWLHKQAQKEGWSRAAKLHGRKTKEGLIGLLQDGNATVLVEVNCETDFVSRNLKFQQLVQQVALGTLLHCQNLKDQLSTYSKGFLNSSELSELPAGPEKEGCLKDQLALAIGKLGENMTLKRAAWVKVPAGFYVGSYVHGAMHSPSLHNLELGKYGALVVCETSERKASLEDLGRRLGQHVVGMAPLSVGSLDDEPGGEAETKMLSQPYLLDPSITLGQYVQPQGVSVVDFVRFECGEGEEAAETE; encoded by the exons ATGGCTGTGGTCGTCGGCCTCGAGCAAGGACGCCCTCGTGAAGCTGCGGCGAAGAACAGGCTACTCCTTTGTGAACTGCAAGAAGGCTCTGGAGGCTTGCGGCGGGGATCTCAagcag gattttatctattcaggagagatgcagagggagaagcaggctccacgcagggagcccgacgtgggactcggtcccgggtctccagg GCAGAGAGCTGGCTGCACAAGCAGGCCCAGAAGGAAGGCTGGAGCAGAGCTGCCAAACTCCATGGCAGGAAGACTAAAGAAGGCCTGATTGGGCTGCTTCAGGATGGAAACGCAACCGTGTTGGTAGAG GTAAACTGTGAGACAGATTTTGTttccagaaatttaaaatttcaacagtTGGTCCAGCAAGTCGCCCTGGGAACCTTGTTGCATTGTCAGAACCTAAAGGATCAACTCTCCACATACAGTAAA GGCTTCTTGAATTCCTCTGAGCTCTCTGAACTTCCGGCTGGGCCTGAGAAAGAAGGCTGCCTCAAGGATCAGCTAGCCTTAGCAATAG gGAAACTGGGAGAAAACATGACTCTTAAACGAGCTGCATGGGTGAAGGTGCCAGCTGGGTTCTATGTTGGCTCCTATGTCCATGGAGCAATGCATAGCCCCTCCCTCCACAACCTGGAGCTTGGGAAGTATGGGGCCCTCGTGGTCTGCGAGACATCTGAGCGCAAAGCAAGCCTGGAAGACCTTGGCCGCCGCCTTGGGCAGCATGTGGTGGGCATGGCCCCTCTCTCTGTTGGCTCTTTGGATGATGAGCCTGGGGGAGAGGCGGAAACCAAGATGCTGTCCCAGCCATACTTGCTGGATCCCTCCATCACATTGGGACAGTATGTGCAGCCTCAAGGGGTGTCCGTAGTAGACTTTGTGCGGTTTGAATGTGGAGAAGGTGAAGAGGCAGCAGAAACCGAATAG
- the METTL1 gene encoding tRNA (guanine-N(7)-)-methyltransferase isoform X2: protein MAGAEAGGAAGDGAGAEALQPQKRYYRQRAHSNPMADHTLRYPVKPEEMDWSELYPEFFAPLTQNKTHDDPKDKKEKRAQAQVEFADIGCGYGGLLDTLILGLEIRVKVSDYVQDRIRALRAAPGGGFQNIACLRSNAMKHLPNFFRKGQLTKMFFLFPDPHFKRTKHKWRIISPTLLAEYAYVLGVGGLVYTITDVLELHDWMCTHFERHPLFERVPLEELSEDPIVEHLGTSTEEGKKVLRNGGKNFPAIFRRIQDPTLQAMTPSPTPLGHCWPALP, encoded by the exons ATGGCGGGAGCggaggcggggggcgcggcgggggacGGGGCAGGAGCCGAGGCCCTGCAGCCCCAGAAGCGCTACTATCGGCAACGTGCGCACTCCAACCCCATGGCTGACCACACGCTGCGCTA TCCCGTGAAGCCTGAGGAGATGGACTGGTCTGAGCTATACCCAGAGTTCTTCGCTCCACTGACTCAAAACAAGACCCACGATGACCCaaaggataagaaagaaaagcGAGCCCAGGCTCAAGTGGAGTTTGCAGACATAGGCTGTGGCTATGGTGGCCTGTTAG ATACACTGATTCTGGGCCTGGAGATCCGGGTGAAGGTCTCAGACTACGTACAAGACCGGATTCGGGCCCTTCGAGCCGCTCCTGGAGGTGGCTTCCAGAACATTGCTTGTCTCCGTAGCAATGCCATGAAACACCTTCCCAACTTCTTCCGCAAgggccag CTGACGAAGAtgttcttcctcttccctgaCCCACATTTCAAGCGGACGAAGCACAAGTGGCGAATCATCAGTCCCACGCTGCTGGCAGAGTATGCCTACGTGCTTGGAGTCGGG GGGCTGGTGTATACCATAACTGACGTGCTGGAGCTGCATGACTGGATGTGCACCCATTTCGAAAGGCACCCCCTGTTTGAGCGTGTGCCCCTGGAAGAGCTG AGTGAAGACCCCATTGTGGAACATCTGGGCACTTCaactgaggaaggaaagaaagtcttACGCAACGGAGGCAAGAATTTCCCAGCCATCTTTCGAAGAATACAGGATCCCACCCTCCAGGCAATGACCCCCAGTCCCACCCCTCTTGGCCACTGCTGGCCTGCCTTGCCTTAG
- the TSFM gene encoding elongation factor Ts, mitochondrial isoform X1 produces the protein MSLLRPWRLFAAARGCSVRGLGPGPAPSSWDFWAGPPPRPRPFHAGPWLWSSASSKDALVKLRRRTGYSFVNCKKALEACGGDLKQAESWLHKQAQKEGWSRAAKLHGRKTKEGLIGLLQDGNATVLVEVNCETDFVSRNLKFQQLVQQVALGTLLHCQNLKDQLSTYSKGFLNSSELSELPAGPEKEGCLKDQLALAIGKLGENMTLKRAAWVKVPAGFYVGSYVHGAMHSPSLHNLELGKYGALVVCETSERKASLEDLGRRLGQHVVGMAPLSVGSLDDEPGGEAETKMLSQPYLLDPSITLGQYVQPQGVSVVDFVRFECGEGEEAAETE, from the exons ATGTCGCTCCTGCGGCCCTGGCGCCTCTTCGCGGCCGCGCGCGGCTGCTCGGTGAGGGGcctgggccccggccccgcgccttCGTCCTGGGACTTCTGG GCCGGGCCCCCGCCTCGGCCGCGCCCCTTCCACGCGGGTCCATGGCTGTGGTCGTCGGCCTCGAGCAAGGACGCCCTCGTGAAGCTGCGGCGAAGAACAGGCTACTCCTTTGTGAACTGCAAGAAGGCTCTGGAGGCTTGCGGCGGGGATCTCAagcag GCAGAGAGCTGGCTGCACAAGCAGGCCCAGAAGGAAGGCTGGAGCAGAGCTGCCAAACTCCATGGCAGGAAGACTAAAGAAGGCCTGATTGGGCTGCTTCAGGATGGAAACGCAACCGTGTTGGTAGAG GTAAACTGTGAGACAGATTTTGTttccagaaatttaaaatttcaacagtTGGTCCAGCAAGTCGCCCTGGGAACCTTGTTGCATTGTCAGAACCTAAAGGATCAACTCTCCACATACAGTAAA GGCTTCTTGAATTCCTCTGAGCTCTCTGAACTTCCGGCTGGGCCTGAGAAAGAAGGCTGCCTCAAGGATCAGCTAGCCTTAGCAATAG gGAAACTGGGAGAAAACATGACTCTTAAACGAGCTGCATGGGTGAAGGTGCCAGCTGGGTTCTATGTTGGCTCCTATGTCCATGGAGCAATGCATAGCCCCTCCCTCCACAACCTGGAGCTTGGGAAGTATGGGGCCCTCGTGGTCTGCGAGACATCTGAGCGCAAAGCAAGCCTGGAAGACCTTGGCCGCCGCCTTGGGCAGCATGTGGTGGGCATGGCCCCTCTCTCTGTTGGCTCTTTGGATGATGAGCCTGGGGGAGAGGCGGAAACCAAGATGCTGTCCCAGCCATACTTGCTGGATCCCTCCATCACATTGGGACAGTATGTGCAGCCTCAAGGGGTGTCCGTAGTAGACTTTGTGCGGTTTGAATGTGGAGAAGGTGAAGAGGCAGCAGAAACCGAATAG